The following nucleotide sequence is from Nothobranchius furzeri strain GRZ-AD chromosome 6, NfurGRZ-RIMD1, whole genome shotgun sequence.
atggagctctgcagggcaggggcgtgcttagcaaaaaaaaaaagtattgcttacattttatcacattacatgatgagacaatcgcttttacggatttctgaaaaatcatacctcatttctgaaaggggaaaactccggaaagcagctttaagtgtcttgcccaagggcacaacagcagaattctctggtcagacccgggatcgaacttgcaaccttcccacTCTACTTCCTGTCCCATATGACAATAAATCTTTCTATACTTACCCACAGTGATTAGGTGGAACCATTCCATATACTTTAATGTTATCACATACTTCGATGGCTATGACCATGGTGAACCAGCCTGTGCTCAGCCATGAGTGAGATTTTTGTCTGTGCAGTGAAAAGTAAGCTGATTTAGAGAGTGTGACCGGCAATACCAAAGACGGCAACAGTTGAAAGGATTTAAGACGCACCTGTCTCGTCCTGTCTCTCTCTGAAACAAATTGTCAAACTTTCTCATCTTGCTGGGGGTGATGGTAAAAAAAGACAAGTTGCTGTAGGTCATGCTGACTCTCTGGATCAATCTGTACAGCGTCCCCTTGGCATCCTTCCCAATCTTATTCGGGGGTCCCCAGAAGATGATTGTAGAGTTGTTGTCTGTTTGGTGCAGGAATTCATTGGGTCGTCGGACCACCCTGAAGACACTGGCGTGGGCCACCACTCTGAGGGTGGTCCGGTTACCCACGTCAGACTCGTACCCTATGGTGGGGGCGTCGTTCATGCGGATCACGCACTCAGAGCGGTTGATCTCGTTTCCCGCACCACTGCCCAGGACATGGCTGGAGCTTGTGACCAGTGCACAGCTCTGACAGCGTAGTGTGAAACTCTGGAAAGGAAACACAATATGAAACCCTTATGTTTAAAGTTAAAACAACCTGCCCTCACGAGGGATTGGAAATTCTTTTAAACAAtatttccaatccaatccaattttatttatatagtgcatttaaaaacagcatgtcagctgaccaaagcactgcacatagttaaacctaaaaagccattcaaattcacatacatacacattaaacacagattaaaactatcgtaaaatagaaacacctaaaatcaaaacaaaaagttAAAACAGCCAATAACAAGAGAAGTCgataaaaacagaagtcagtaaaaacAGATGAGAGGCACAGCATAAAAGACCGATCATTGACCAAAAGCTAAATTAAAGAAATGGGTCTttaggctggatttaaactgtgccagtgaagaagcctggcgtaccaccagagcgagtgcgttccagagtctgggagcagcaaaggCGAACGCACGCTCCCCACAAGCTCTATATTTCATTGTAGAGACTTTGAGCAGTAGATGGTCAGCAGACCTTAGTGAccctggggggaggggggggggatctCTGACAAGTagggggctagaccattcaggCTTTAGGTAAAAGTTAGAACTTTGTGTTGTATTCGAAATAgcacaggaatccagtgtagatcagccagaatgggagtgatgtgacagcgtttatttgcattggaaagaaatttggctgcagcattctggactttctgcagacgattTAGGACAGATACATTTACACCAATTAGAACTGAATTTAGAGAGTTAGGCCAAACGTTGTCAGTGTGAGTTCTTTAAATATTAGGAGTCCCCCTCTAGAGGCACAATGGTTTGGCTCGCCTGACTGCAACGTGATTTCTACCAACTCAACCACCCCCACATCAGTCGATCTTTTTAAGAGTTACCAAGTTTTTTGCAGTGACAAAATTTGTCATAATGTATCCTAAATGTATTTGCAAACAAATTATAAAAACAGTTAATAGAATTTTGAATAGGATGCTGGTATCTCtaaaattagtaaaaaaaaaatgaagtattTATTTGGTGGTGAATTGCACGCAATGGGCAACATAGGTTCAGCCCTAACTGGCCCACATTTGGCACACAGATCCGGGCCACATACAACTTAACCACTATTGGGCCATGTCTGGTATGCCATATGTATTTAGTGCCAGCATTGCCAGAAGGTTGAGGGGGGAGagatcaaaggcagcagaagtatgcagattatgttttggtttaaaaAGAATGGCCTTGGCCTTATTGTAATTGAATATCAGGAAATTGGAAGCTAGCCAGGTTTTAATTTCTGAGAGACATATTTGAAGAAACTCCGAAGTTTTTCTGGAGCATTCTTTGCCATATGGCTTGAAAAGTAGCCTAGATCTAGACAAACTGTAGCAGTAACAAAAAATGTTGCTCTGCATGTCAGTtgagccacgctccattgtagcttCAGCAGGTCTACATTTTAagttggaccaatcacagcactccgtGTGTAGAAAGACGCTGGGCCGGCTTTGCGCCAGAGCTGTGatggagaaaaacaacaaagatggtgtcggctcagcaacaatactcgtttgaaacggctctgGCATCATCTTTGGACAGTTTAGTCTTGAGCTTTTCTTGGAGCAGATAGAGGTAATTATGTCCTTTATTTTAAAATAGGATATATTTGCTTAATCTTTGATGGTGAATGGcagactgcctcattgactgattTCCATACGATGAATACatcatgttgtttgttgctctgattggtcctagagcTGCCTAATAGCATTCAAAGACCGTTTGAATGAGAACCATAGATTCCGCCCTACGACTGAGCtccgtctatgggtcgtggccaaacCATACATTTACAAataataggatggcttgccaagctACTTGAAATGTTCTTCACATACCAATGAAAATCTATAAATtgtcaaaaaaaaaagacaattttaATCGCCTCTGAAACGTAGTCAAGAAATGTTCGTGGGGTTTTCCCAGTTTGTTAGTGGCACAGAGCTGCTCTTTTTTCCCCTTAAAAACACCACATTATTTTATCATTCAACATTGTTTATTTGGTTATtttaaaggtaagaaaaggaaAAACACAACAATACAAGGATTGCAAGTAGAATACCCAAAAGGTGTAGGCTGAAGCCTAGCTTTTTATGCCTACCCTATTTACGCAATAATGCTTCTACTTAGAATGttagaaataaaaataacaatatttaaaaaacaaaacaaaatagtaATAATACAAATAATTATTGTAGCTAGCATGCAAAATTTTTACACGGTTACATAGGTGCATCATGATCAACTCAAAGTCTAATCTAATTAGCATTGCTGGGTTAAAGTTGCTTAGCTAGCTACACTACATCAGCTAGCCATGTGTATTTCAGCTGCAATAAAAACATTTGAGTGAACCTACTTTGTTCCTGTAAAGTGGTATGTAGCCATCTTTCCCAGACCACTTCTTCAGGTTTGTGCTCTTGACAAAGTTATTTGTTACCGCATGGAAGGGACTGTACAGGCCCTCACTGCTGTTAGAGCTGTAGAAGATGAGGGCCGTCATCAGAACAAAAATGGCGAGGAGGACCGCCATCCTGTGGCTTTGCTGACCCTGCAGTGAGAATGACAGCAGTTGGAATATCTTATTTTTAATATGACACTTTTTTATTACTTTTTCCTAAGACCTGGCTGATTGGACATCCCAGTCGTAATTAGCTAATAAAGGTTTTAGACTTTAGTAGATTGAAGTTTCAAGCTCAGAAAAGAATTGGAGGATTTAATTCAGCTGAAAATGTTTGCCATATTTCCacacttcaaaaaaaaaaaaatatatatatatatatatatatatatatatatatatatatatatatatatatatacatacacacacacatacttactTTCTGCTGTTGCCCGGATGCTAAAGCAACAACAGcattccccatcatgagtcaagttGGGTgtttccatgaatgttaaatgagaGTGACGTAGACCTTTTGGGTGTTTCAGAATGCTGCAATTTTTATGTTCAGCTTGCAGTACAAACTCAGATTGACtgactataatcagaaataattattgaAACTGTTTTTCActgtccacacctttaaatacgaAGCAATAAAATGCCAAAGTAACTACTACACGTCTAGAGCACTGTCAACTCTCATTTACAGGTATACAGTTTATCAAAGAGATAAAAACTGTGGTGCCTAGGGTTAATCTTGGACAGGCAAGTATCTTGATGAGCAAAACTATTATTACCTGACAGTTTTGGCTTTATGCTTGATGCTTTTTTTCAAGAACTGTCTActctgatttgggggtgacttgctgacTGTAAGAGACTGATTTCAGGCTTCACTTTAGGGACAGAAATGTAGGGGGCAGTAGACCAGTCCCTGATGTGCTCCTGCATCTTAATGATGTTTATGTGTAAATGAGCAGCACTAGTGTCTTTCTGAGACAGAAGACATCAAAGcgctgatgagctacactgtaaacACACATGCGCTGCTGGTACGCACTAAAGTATCTGATCACTTTCTCCATCACGTGCGTCACTCTGCGCGATAAAGGGGTGTGTGGTGCTACGCCCTCCTCGCTTCACGTTTCCTACCTTCCCATTGAGCCTCATGCTGTCCGATCATCACCAGATGAGTCACCTTCTGTCATCATACCTgtggacacacacgcacacatttatCTAACCGTATAAACACTCAGAAGATGAAAGCATGCTGACAGCCGCATCATCCAGTCTCGAGCTATTTTAATACCGATGGTGCTTAAGATCGTGTACATTTAAGGCAGTATACGTAAACGGAATCACCATCTTGCGGCATCCGACATTTCTCTTTTCACCACCGACACTTATTACATTTCTCACCAGCAGAAAGTCCTGCTGCTAACCACCTCCACGTGGGTGTGACGGCGCTTTAACAGAGCCCGGTGTTTACCTCGTCGTGTTGTTGGAGGTCTAGGTTTGATGGCTACCTTCTCTCTCGTTCCCAATCTTCCTGCGCCATTTCAGTGACGTCACCACCGCTTCTCTCCCACTGCAGCACGCTCTAAAAGCGCGAGGACTCGCcagctgctgacttgtgttcagaTGAGAGTTCAACAGCAGCAACGTCCACCGTCCAGTTTCTTCTGATTTGGCTTTTTAAATTTACAATAAAACTGCAATATTGTAGTTGTGGAACAACATTAAAAGGGTTTAGGCaaataatagttttttttatatatataatccAGCACTGTTCTGGgtcattttaaaaaaatgttttctgaTGGTTTTGCAAAGTTTACCTTTGGACTTTGATTTTTCAGAGGGACCTGCTGGGAGAAGAAAATGTTTCATCCAAATCTAAAATCCAATTATCTGGGAGTTATCAATGATATTGTGTGGTATAATTAAAGCTGAAGGACAGGTGAACCGGACACAGTATTCTATAATCTATATAATATTCTAAAAGAATATGCTGCTTTGAAGCATatgtacactcacctaaaggattatcaggaacaccacactaatagtGTTTGACtccctttcaccttcagaactgccttaattctacgtggcattgattcaacaaggtgctgaaagcactctttagaaatgttggcccatattgataggatagcatcttgcagttgatggagatttgtgggatgcacatccagggcacgtagCTCCCGtttcaccacatcccaaagatgctttatcgggttgagatctggtgactgtgggggccgttgttgtACAGTGAACTcactgtcatgttcaagaaatcaattgaaatgattggagctttaggtgcattatcctgctggaagtagccatctgaggatgggtacatggtggtcatgaagagatggacatggtcagaaacaatgctcaggtagcccgtggcatttaaaccatgcccattcggcactaaggggcctaaagtgtgccaagaaaacatcccccacaccattacaccaccaccaccaacctgcacagtggtaacaaagcatgatggatccatgttctcattctgtttacgctaaATTCTGACtatcatttgaatgtctcaacagaaatccagacacaacagaccaggcaacatttttccagtcttcaactgtccaattttggtgagctcgtgcaaattgtagcctctttttcctgtttgtagtggagatgagtggtacccggtggggtcttctgctgttgtagcccatccgcctcaaggttgtgcgtgttgtggcttcacaaatgctttgctgcattcctcagttgtaacgagtggttatttaagtcaaagttgctcttctataagcttgaatcagtcggcccattctcctctgacttctagcatcaacaaggcattttcgcccacaggactgccgcaaactggatgttttccccttttcacaccattctagtaaaccctagaaatgggtgtgggtgaaaatcccagtaactgagcagattgtgaactactcagactggcccgtctggcaccaacaaccacgccacgcCCAAAATTGCTTAAATCCCTTCTTTCCCATTcttacattcagtttggagttcaggagattgtcttgaccaggaccacacccctaaatgcattgaagcaactgccatgtgattggttgattagataattgcattaatgaGAAGTTTAAACGacattcctaataatcctttaggtgagtgtatgttgtgtaggtgtgtgtgtgtctgctccgtctattcgatccccagtgagtcgtggaggatggctgcttatactgagccaggatcctccggaggtttcttcctgttaaaagggagttttcctctcaactgtcgctaaatgcttgattagtatgaggattgctgtagactgacactagtcaatgactcgatgcaatttgctgggttccttagaggatttttttttactgattggcttaatgaaccgacctgtattggaatgtttactacgtgtagtgccttgagacgactcttgtcgtgatttggcgctatataaataaacttgaattgaacacaTTTGCTTTGGTTTTATGATTTTACTCAAACCTTTCTCCaacctaaataaaaaaataagtctGTTTGCCAAATCTTCAGCCTTTAATCTAAAAACATTTGTTTATAAAAAAAATGAACGAGACAAGAAGAATTTATTTGAcagcatatttttatttattgtgaCGCTTTTCTTCCTCTAGAGGTGGCCATTGCTCAAAAGTAcattcatgtttttgttcatATAACCCAGTAGCTGTAAGTACAATTTATAGTACAACACTTTAAGTGTGAGTACGGATATGGACTTTGGATTGAATGCAAAAAACagtaatggagaggcagtgctatgTTGTCCTTTAAATTGTATACAGGCAGCTAAATATAAAAAGGCCATGAAGACACAAACATTTCTATTTATTTGACCTTCGATACCAGAAGATGTTTCACAGCCATCACCATAGAAACACAAACTGCATTGCCCTTAAATGAAATCCTATGATCTCTTCTCGTGTCCCCTCCAAAACACAGAGACGAAATTCCAGGATTGACTGATCTGTAGTTGAGTTAATTAGTTCAGTTCGGCCTGTTGAGAACATGCCAGCTTCATTAGAAAGGCTGGATGAATTCCAGATAACCGTAGGCTCTAGTGGTGATTACTTAGGGTAAACGGATCCACACTGGAAACTGATCAGCTCAGTCACGGGAGCAGTGGTGAAAGGAGACACTCGTTTTCACCAGTGGAGCAAAAGCACCATTTAAAATGCTAATGATAGGATCAAGTATAAACAGCTTTTccgttaaaattaaaaaaaatcctaTCATCGTTTCAAGCTCACAGTGAAACTAATGCAACAGCCCTAAGATTTAGGCAAGCTTAAAATTTGACTTTTCATTGAGAGAAATGTCCTTTTTTGAGgcaaaataacaacaaaaggaagaagagaagaaaacaccTGAAAAATTAAACAAATAGATTTCTGTAGTAACTGCGTAGCCAGGTACGGAAGCATattacctagcctggcaagccagactaaataaatgtattatttagtctggccacgctccattgacagctctcggttgtggggcgggttctaccgttgtctttcaaatgatctccgcattccactggacaatgaatgtgacatactcttgtttcactctgttgcatcatcccacccaccaggcatatagagtgccctgattggcccacaaagcggataaagctctgtgatttgttcactaagcagatagagcacaatgattggcccaccattatggaccaatcacagctctttatgtgtttgaaacccctctagagagctgtgattggctagccagagtcctggtaggagctgctggggttccaatggagcatgcctagaccattctttgcaaagcaagaatttggtctagttcactaggctacatatTACCGCCAGTGTGAGGAAAAAAATAATGGCCCAATAACTCGTAAAAATGAGAATGTTTCTTGTTATAACGTCAAAGAAATATTACAACAAAAGAAAAACGTTCTTATGATACGACATAAGTAATTTTAACGAAAGTGTTTCAAATAACGTGTTTAATATCTTCTAATAACGAGAAAGGTCGGAGTGGTAAAATGGCCATTAAATGTTGTTGCATTGTTCGACAAGGGAAATCTGCTGAACAACAGTGCATAAGTCAGCAAATTACATGCCGCCACACTGGACTGatgatctaactctggggaatatggcaaAACACCACATTTCACTAAGGGGTGGAAAATCCCTGTAAAAATGCATAGTCCCTCTCTGACTCCATCTTTTCTGGACGAGATTCAAACATCCTTTTAGGATTTGTGTGTTTTACCAATATGAGCCCATTATGAGATTTTAACAAGTTATATTGAGAAACTAATTAAAAATACTTAAAAATActgtcattattatgagatagtttCACATTAAAATAACTGAATATCTCATTATAGGGCTGGtctatatggcctaaaatcaaaatCACAGTATATTGAggagttcacctcgataacgataaatggacgatacctACATGTAtgctcaaaaacaaaagttgagtcacgttgtcatgtgactcaaggtggtacagtttcctgaagggacatgaacgtcgccaacatacacacatcttttcacttCTTTACTACCAAATGTATTGACATGTAAAAAAATGATAGTCAGAAATtacgatacatttttgatttatcgCCCAACCCATATCTTGTTATAACGAGAAACTCGTGTTATTACGAATTACTGCACGTATAGTTTTCTCCCCACCAACGGTACACTTCCATGGAGAGATCTCTATGACCTCaaatatttctaataaaaatgcacagaaaataaTACATGTAGTTAATCTCAAGCCTCCTGTACAATACATTTGCCGTCTCAAAGAGTACATGTGCACTATGTTTTGTAGCTTTAAATTGCAatgactaaccccggctttccacaggagccgtcagcagcacgttactgcagcagcacgtcatagctgctgataggaaccgctgtggtcaacagaaccttttccactggagccgtcagcagcgcgagtcggccgcgtctcaggagcagcatgtcgcggcctttacgcgccggttctattttctacgcgcgacgcctctgaaacgggtcaagttcgacatttttggggaaggaaagacaggaaatcggacgtggaaatggagagaagcttccgagattttcagaataaagaaacgtactgccttccggttgctttacttttaaaaaaggttactaaatgtgcggccccgtgagaagtta
It contains:
- the st6galnac6 gene encoding alpha-N-acetylgalactosaminide alpha-2,6-sialyltransferase 6 isoform X1 is translated as MRLNGKGQQSHRMAVLLAIFVLMTALIFYSSNSSEGLYSPFHAVTNNFVKSTNLKKWSGKDGYIPLYRNKSFTLRCQSCALVTSSSHVLGSGAGNEINRSECVIRMNDAPTIGYESDVGNRTTLRVVAHASVFRVVRRPNEFLHQTDNNSTIIFWGPPNKIGKDAKGTLYRLIQRVSMTYSNLSFFTITPSKMRKFDNLFQRETGRDRQKSHSWLSTGWFTMVIAIEVCDNIKVYGMVPPNHCGTKPGSKKVPYHYYKPRGPDECLMYTQNEGGRRGNHHRFITEKQVFRRWAKQYNISFTHPEW
- the st6galnac6 gene encoding alpha-N-acetylgalactosaminide alpha-2,6-sialyltransferase 6 isoform X2, which codes for MRLNGKGQQSHRMAVLLAIFVLMTALIFYSSNSSEGLYSPFHAVTNNFVKSTNLKKWSGKDGYIPLYRNKSFTLRCQSCALVTSSSHVLGSGAGNEINRSECVIRMNDAPTIGYESDVGNRTTLRVVAHASVFRVVRRPNEFLHQTDNNSTIIFWGPPNKIGKDAKGTLYRLIQRVSMTYSNLSFFTITPSKMRKFDNLFQRETGRDRTKPGSKKVPYHYYKPRGPDECLMYTQNEGGRRGNHHRFITEKQVFRRWAKQYNISFTHPEW